CATGCTGAACGATGGGGAAAGCGATCCGTCAGGAAGTGGACGCCATCTAATGTGGTGGTTCTGAATCCTGGTAAAAACTATGAAGGACAATCCTCTACCGAAGGTAAAAAATCTTCACAAAATATTTCAAAGAGCGCGTAATCTATGTTGACATAAAGCGATGGCAATGATTTTCTTTAGAAGGCGTAAGGTATGGGCATAAAAAAGAGGCAGGAAGCGAATAAAAAAGTGTTTACAGCGATCGATGGGTCCTGTAAGAGGCAGGTGTTTTAGCTCTTTCCAGCTTGCATTCGATATTCCGGATAAGGCTTGTTTTACTGCTGTCGAAAAGGCAGAAAGCTGCTTTGTACCGATTTTTCCCAAGCCGAAGCTGAAGGTATCGATCTTAAATCGCAGAAGCCAGGGAGAGAATGAATGGTCGGTAGTGATGGTGTGGACAAAGGTATCCAGCTTATCAAAGGCGGAAAACAGTTCAAATCGCCGAGCATCTTTCTGGTTTGAGGCCTGGGCTGCATTAGCATACGAGTAATAATAGTTCACGACGGGCTCGGAACAGAAGGATATCCGCTCGGCAAGCAGCAGGCTTTTCCAACTGAAAAGGATATCCTCATGCAGCATGGTCCGGGGAAATAGGATGCTGTGTGCAAGAAGAAAAGCTCGTGTGTAGACTTTGTTCCAGGGGAAGGCGGGAAGTGCGAGGAGGCATTGAGTATCTTTTATGTTGTGGTACGAGGAGTTATCGACTTTAGCGGTTTGTGCGAGGTAGTTCCATACTTTTTGTTCATATGCATTGACAGATCGGTAGAAAGGGGCATGTTCAGAGGTAATCAGGTTATACCGGAAAACAGTAACTTCGGCATGGCTTTTCTCGATGTAGCCGGCCATACGCTCCAGGGCGTTTGAAGAGGCATAGCAATCGTCGCTATCGAGAAAATGGATAAACGTACCAGAGGCAAGTTCAATACCCTTATTTCTGGCACAACCGGCACCAAGATTTTTCTGCAGACGATGAACGCGAAAACGGGTATCCCGCATAGAAACATCATAAAGCATATCCCATGAAGCATCTGTAGAAGAATCATCAACGAAAATTGCTTCAAAGGATGTGAGGGTTTGATCCTGTAAGGAAGTGAATAAGCGGGGTAAGGAATGAGCGGAATTGTGAACAGGGATGATTACGGAAAGGAGAGGAACCTGTTGCATACGATCATAGTGAAAAGAGGCTTTTATGCATTTTCACTACAATTTTTTTCACATCAACATCATCAGATCCATGCCGTAGCTGAGGCATATGAACATCCGACGGCAAGAACAAGATAAATGATCCGGGGAAAAGCTGATAAAAGCTTCTTGAAACTTCTGGCGTATGAAATAATACTACATCTCTCTCTTTATTATATTCTGTCGCTGCCGACATGCAAGAAATATCTTGATACTCAAAGCCCTCATATCCAATAAGGGGTGATTGGATATCAATATATTCTTTGTGTGCTTCAAATTTTGCTTCGCTACGATCTTTCAAACGATACGACATCACCTTTGCATACATACGCGTATCAAGAATGTCATATCGTCCCTCATCAAGATTAACCTCTTTCGCATGAGCTATAAACCTTAGGGCATCAATGAGATTCGTATTTGAAAGATAGTCAACGGCATTTTCAATAGCATCAATAACCATAATAAGACTCCATTATTATCCCTACTTCACAGAATACTCGGACTTGCCAATTATCATATCGATAATGGTCGTCAGCCAAATCATGTGTATACATTCAATGATATTATATGAACGACTATTCACAAGAAAGTTCAAGTCAC
The genomic region above belongs to Sediminispirochaeta bajacaliforniensis DSM 16054 and contains:
- a CDS encoding glycosyltransferase family 2 protein; the encoded protein is MQQVPLLSVIIPVHNSAHSLPRLFTSLQDQTLTSFEAIFVDDSSTDASWDMLYDVSMRDTRFRVHRLQKNLGAGCARNKGIELASGTFIHFLDSDDCYASSNALERMAGYIEKSHAEVTVFRYNLITSEHAPFYRSVNAYEQKVWNYLAQTAKVDNSSYHNIKDTQCLLALPAFPWNKVYTRAFLLAHSILFPRTMLHEDILFSWKSLLLAERISFCSEPVVNYYYSYANAAQASNQKDARRFELFSAFDKLDTFVHTITTDHSFSPWLLRFKIDTFSFGLGKIGTKQLSAFSTAVKQALSGISNASWKELKHLPLTGPIDRCKHFFIRFLPLFYAHTLRLLKKIIAIALCQHRLRAL
- a CDS encoding YhcH/YjgK/YiaL family protein → MVIDAIENAVDYLSNTNLIDALRFIAHAKEVNLDEGRYDILDTRMYAKVMSYRLKDRSEAKFEAHKEYIDIQSPLIGYEGFEYQDISCMSAATEYNKERDVVLFHTPEVSRSFYQLFPGSFILFLPSDVHMPQLRHGSDDVDVKKIVVKMHKSLFSL